One window of the Cryptomeria japonica chromosome 7, Sugi_1.0, whole genome shotgun sequence genome contains the following:
- the LOC131856975 gene encoding uncharacterized protein LOC131856975: MEVVEPRTKWILALGYEVSEEEVIGLTGVILRSRKDETQERHGTFEEKSKAVHEEQMKPIIEKKVWKKVDELSRVFEKKKKKSSQVEENSTPTSKDKFGKRKKGATSSSSSRRVKLKATKGKPSKEEEDKSKEEELETEIESEEKEKSVKGKKVHLVESSEEEDIEVEKERYVL; this comes from the exons ATGGAGGTGGTAGAACCTAGAACTAAATGGATACTAGCTCTTGGTTATGAAGTATCTGAGGAAGAAGTGATTGGTTTAACTGGAGTAATTCTAAGAAGCCGCAAAGATGAAACTCAAGAAAGACATGGCACTTTTGAAGAAAAATCCAAAGCAGTGCATGAGGAGCAAATGAAGCCTATCATTGAAAAAAAAGTTTGGAAGAAGGTTGATGAACTGAGCAGAGTATTTG agaagaaaaagaaaaagtcaagtCAAGTAGAAGAAAATTCTACTCCGACATCTAAGGATaagtttggaaaaagaaagaaaggagcaacctcttcctcatcttcaagaAGAGTAAAGCTAAAAGCCACCAAAGGGAAGCCCTCTAAGGAGGAAGAAGATaaatcaaaagaagaagaattagagactGAGATTGAGtctgaagaaaaagaaaaatcagttAAGGGAAAGAAAGTGCATCTTGTAGAATCCtctgaagaagaagacattgaggtaGAAAAAGAAAGATATGTACTTTGA